In the Paenibacillus sp. FSL H7-0357 genome, one interval contains:
- a CDS encoding ThuA domain-containing protein translates to MDKRKCLLLGDYTHPRFHPLQGVDKQISEILNDLLIVQCSENKKLLLSEHLAGYDLCIAYNELWNETVSPQQTAGLLSYVSGGGGLIVLHTGVSLAKRYELAHLIGGRFTGHPPYAPLNFKVMEHDITEGMEDFQLDEEPYRFEFDPFTEKTILLEYEYEGERLPAAWCHSYGLGRVVYIMPGHHEPSFRHPAVRELILRAATWAARIPR, encoded by the coding sequence ATGGACAAGAGAAAATGTTTGCTGCTGGGCGATTACACTCATCCCCGGTTCCATCCGCTGCAGGGTGTAGACAAACAAATCAGCGAGATTCTGAATGATCTGCTGATCGTTCAGTGCTCGGAGAATAAAAAGCTGCTGCTCAGCGAGCATCTGGCCGGTTACGATTTATGCATCGCCTATAATGAACTATGGAACGAAACGGTTTCCCCCCAGCAGACAGCGGGTCTGCTCAGCTATGTGAGCGGAGGGGGAGGCCTGATCGTGCTGCATACGGGGGTTTCCCTGGCCAAGCGCTATGAACTGGCCCACCTGATCGGCGGCAGATTCACCGGACATCCGCCCTATGCTCCGCTGAACTTCAAAGTGATGGAGCATGATATTACAGAGGGAATGGAAGACTTCCAGCTCGATGAAGAGCCATACCGGTTTGAATTCGATCCCTTTACCGAGAAGACCATTCTGCTGGAGTATGAATATGAGGGCGAAAGATTGCCGGCAGCCTGGTGCCACAGCTACGGACTGGGACGGGTTGTCTATATTATGCCCGGACATCATGAGCCTTCGTTCCGGCATCCGGCGGTCCGTGAATTGATTCTTCGGGCGGCGACCTGGGCGGCACGTATTCCCAGATAA